In a genomic window of Halobiforma lacisalsi AJ5:
- the gatA gene encoding Asp-tRNA(Asn)/Glu-tRNA(Gln) amidotransferase subunit GatA produces MSDANIFITEESIEGDEDGPLADTTVAVKDNISTEGVRTTCGSEMLADYVPPYDATVVSSLKEAGATVVGKTNMDEFGMGTTTETSAFGPTDNPAAPGHVPGGSSGGSAAAVAAGEADVALGSDTGGSIRCPAAFCGVVGIKPTYGLVSRYGLVAYGNSLEQIGPFANTVEDAAELLDVIAGSDERDATTRDAGDETDYADAATGDVDGLSIGVPTELLEGADEGVVETFWDAIADLEDRGAEYHEVSLPSVEHAVEAYYVIAMSEASSNLARFDGVRYGHSGGYDGNWNEAFSKAREEGFGDEVKRRILLGTYALSAGYHDKYYKKAQDARAWVKQDFDEALSEADVLASPTMPVPPFELGESLDDPLQMYLADANTVPVNLADLPAISVPAGETDGLPVGLQLIGPAFGERELIRAASALP; encoded by the coding sequence ATGTCGGACGCAAACATCTTCATCACCGAGGAATCGATCGAAGGCGACGAGGACGGCCCCCTCGCCGACACGACCGTCGCCGTCAAGGACAACATCTCCACCGAGGGCGTCCGGACGACCTGCGGCTCCGAGATGCTCGCCGACTACGTTCCGCCGTACGACGCGACGGTCGTCTCCAGCCTGAAAGAGGCGGGTGCGACGGTCGTCGGCAAGACGAACATGGACGAGTTCGGCATGGGGACGACGACCGAAACCTCCGCGTTCGGGCCGACCGACAACCCCGCCGCGCCGGGTCACGTGCCGGGCGGCTCCTCGGGCGGTTCGGCGGCGGCCGTCGCGGCCGGCGAGGCGGACGTCGCGCTCGGGTCCGACACCGGCGGCTCGATCCGCTGTCCTGCAGCCTTCTGCGGCGTCGTCGGCATCAAGCCCACGTACGGCCTGGTCTCGCGGTACGGCCTCGTCGCCTACGGCAACAGCTTAGAGCAGATCGGCCCCTTCGCAAACACCGTCGAGGACGCGGCCGAACTCCTGGACGTGATCGCCGGCAGCGACGAACGCGACGCGACCACCCGCGATGCGGGAGACGAAACCGACTACGCCGACGCCGCCACCGGCGACGTCGACGGCCTCTCGATCGGCGTCCCCACCGAACTGCTCGAGGGTGCCGACGAGGGCGTCGTCGAGACCTTCTGGGACGCCATCGCGGACCTCGAGGATCGGGGCGCGGAGTACCACGAGGTCTCGCTGCCCTCCGTCGAACACGCCGTCGAGGCCTACTACGTGATCGCGATGTCCGAGGCATCCTCGAACCTCGCGCGGTTCGACGGCGTCCGGTACGGCCACTCGGGCGGCTACGACGGCAACTGGAACGAGGCGTTCTCGAAAGCACGCGAGGAGGGCTTCGGCGACGAGGTCAAGCGCCGCATCCTCCTCGGAACCTACGCCCTCTCGGCGGGCTACCACGACAAGTACTACAAGAAGGCACAGGACGCCCGCGCCTGGGTCAAGCAGGACTTCGACGAGGCCCTCTCCGAGGCCGACGTCCTGGCGTCGCCGACGATGCCCGTCCCCCCGTTCGAACTCGGCGAGAGCCTCGACGATCCCCTCCAGATGTACCTCGCGGACGCGAACACCGTCCCGGTGAACCTCGCGGACCTGCCCGCGATCTCGGTACCGGCGGGCGAAACCGACGGACTGCCGGTCGGCCTGCAACTTATCGGCCCCGCGTTCGGCGAACGAGAGTTGATCCGGGCCGCGAGCGCGCTCCCCTAA
- a CDS encoding NRDE family protein — MCTLTLAWQVFEDAPVAVAANRDEALERDSLPPDVYREDPLVIAPQDAEAGGTWIGYNEHGVFAGITNRWLGADLAGERSRGLLVADVLAATSAREAAEVVESATNEAEYDGFNLVVADADNAYCYAWDGELTRTTFEPGVHVVVNVAIDDDAEIPPIRTEAARAQAENARTVRRELAVETDADASGEPIETADGWLERAGDVLGDHEYGVCIHEDGFGTRSSSLIALGSAGDGDAPSARYSFADGPPCRTEYEPAARSLGISREVDGEGHI; from the coding sequence GTGTGTACGCTTACGCTCGCGTGGCAGGTGTTCGAGGACGCACCCGTCGCCGTCGCGGCGAACCGCGACGAGGCCCTCGAGCGCGACTCGCTGCCGCCGGACGTCTACCGCGAGGACCCGCTCGTTATCGCACCGCAGGACGCCGAGGCCGGCGGCACCTGGATCGGCTACAACGAACACGGCGTCTTCGCCGGGATCACGAACCGGTGGCTCGGGGCCGATCTCGCGGGAGAGCGCTCGCGCGGACTGCTCGTCGCCGACGTCCTCGCCGCGACGTCCGCGCGGGAGGCTGCCGAGGTCGTCGAGTCGGCGACGAACGAAGCCGAGTACGACGGGTTCAACCTGGTCGTGGCGGACGCCGACAACGCCTACTGTTACGCCTGGGACGGCGAGCTAACCCGGACGACCTTCGAGCCCGGGGTCCACGTCGTGGTCAACGTCGCGATAGACGATGACGCGGAGATCCCGCCGATCAGGACCGAGGCCGCGCGAGCACAGGCGGAAAACGCCCGGACGGTGCGTCGCGAACTCGCGGTCGAGACCGACGCCGATGCCTCGGGCGAGCCGATCGAGACGGCCGACGGCTGGCTCGAGCGCGCCGGTGACGTCCTCGGCGACCACGAGTACGGCGTCTGTATCCACGAGGACGGGTTCGGCACGCGGTCGTCGTCACTGATCGCGCTCGGCTCGGCCGGCGACGGCGACGCTCCATCGGCTCGCTACTCGTTCGCGGACGGGCCGCCCTGTCGGACCGAGTACGAACCCGCGGCGCGTTCGCTCGGAATTAGCCGCGAAGTCGACGGCGAAGGGCACATTTAA
- a CDS encoding mandelate racemase/muconate lactonizing enzyme family protein, whose translation MTTETNGGTGLDDLDLQLEVRSFSLPLAEPLETAGGAIESRDGFLVRIAERSDGSAITTSTVGYGEATPLAGWTESDDDCEAALERARTAIRNDGPGAALAAVEEQVAARHAVSLALADFEASRTATPLYRHLGQESMIGRVRANATVGDAAAPETAVAAREAVDGGFDCCKLKVGMRSLEDDLERVRRVRDTVGSDVELRVDANEAWTYEEAERALETLDDLGVSVLEQPLPAGALGGHAALREEAGDVGIALDEGLLEHGVDRICEAGAADVVVLKPMALGGVDVAREVAAWVSEFGLTPLVTTTIDGVVARTAAVHLAAAIPDVPACGLATADLLAEDLGRDPVVFENGAALVPQAKGIGVDGVWPE comes from the coding sequence ATGACTACTGAGACGAACGGCGGCACGGGACTGGACGATCTCGACCTCCAACTCGAGGTCCGATCGTTCTCACTGCCGCTCGCGGAGCCGCTCGAGACCGCGGGCGGTGCGATCGAGTCCCGCGACGGGTTTCTGGTCCGTATCGCGGAGCGATCGGATGGGAGCGCGATCACGACGTCGACCGTCGGCTACGGCGAAGCGACCCCCCTCGCCGGCTGGACCGAGTCCGACGACGACTGCGAAGCGGCCCTCGAGCGTGCCCGGACGGCGATCCGCAACGACGGTCCGGGCGCGGCGCTGGCCGCGGTCGAAGAACAGGTCGCGGCGCGCCACGCCGTCTCGCTTGCCCTCGCGGACTTCGAGGCGTCCCGTACGGCGACGCCGCTGTATCGCCACCTCGGCCAGGAGTCGATGATCGGCCGGGTCCGGGCCAACGCGACCGTCGGTGACGCCGCCGCACCGGAAACCGCTGTGGCGGCCCGCGAAGCGGTCGACGGTGGCTTCGACTGCTGTAAACTGAAAGTCGGTATGCGCTCCCTCGAGGACGACCTCGAGCGCGTCCGCCGCGTCCGGGACACCGTCGGGTCCGACGTCGAACTCCGGGTCGACGCCAACGAGGCCTGGACCTACGAGGAGGCCGAACGCGCCCTGGAGACGCTCGACGACCTCGGCGTTTCCGTCCTCGAACAGCCGCTTCCCGCCGGCGCGTTAGGGGGTCACGCCGCGCTCCGCGAAGAGGCGGGCGACGTCGGGATCGCGCTCGACGAGGGCCTGCTCGAGCACGGCGTCGATCGCATCTGTGAGGCCGGCGCGGCCGACGTCGTGGTTTTGAAACCGATGGCCCTGGGCGGGGTCGACGTCGCCCGCGAGGTCGCGGCCTGGGTGAGCGAGTTCGGGCTGACGCCGCTCGTGACGACGACGATCGACGGGGTGGTCGCCCGGACCGCGGCCGTCCACCTCGCGGCGGCGATTCCGGACGTGCCGGCCTGCGGACTCGCGACTGCGGACCTGCTGGCCGAGGACCTCGGGCGGGATCCGGTCGTCTTCGAGAACGGGGCCGCGCTCGTCCCGCAGGCGAAGGGCATCGGCGTCGACGGGGTGTGGCCGGAATGA
- a CDS encoding class I adenylate-forming enzyme family protein, which translates to MIPLSRPGEVPERDPLSARAAATPDATALIDVETDREWTYAAFDRRVDRVARVLGELGDGEPPPDRLGVLMDTRPAFAVVFFAAVRTGTTVVPLNVRETVPELADKVERTSLEAIVCERGTESTAVELADRAGGCSVASADDPERVDDGVRSLDVLEDGDATDAAPEPDTRGRIDPETTQLIMFTSGTSGDPKGVELTLANLVASATASAFRLGVDPADRWLCCLPMYHMGGLAPVIRSTLYGTTVVIQREFTARETAHVLEEYDVTGVSLVPTMCKRLLECDRGSDGDGEDGWQPPDTLRFVLLGGAPATDDLLERCLDRGVPVHPTYGMTETASQIATATPDEVRRYEGTVGRPLVGTEVSVVDDDGDPVEPGEPGELVVAGPTVTPGYLEPAVTEAAFDERGLHTGDVGYRDEGGRLRILNRRSDRIVTGGENVDPGEVVDALLEHPAVDEAAVVGLPDEEWGERVSALLVPTGDDLEYASVLTHCDDRLAGFKRPKTLAVADELPRTASGTVDRDAVRKRLLEDGLDAAHLEDRAGSGR; encoded by the coding sequence ATGATCCCGCTCTCGAGGCCGGGCGAGGTTCCGGAACGAGACCCGCTCTCGGCACGCGCAGCGGCGACGCCGGACGCCACAGCACTGATCGACGTCGAGACCGACCGGGAGTGGACCTATGCGGCGTTCGATCGGCGGGTCGACCGGGTTGCTCGAGTCCTCGGCGAGTTGGGAGACGGCGAACCCCCGCCTGATCGACTCGGCGTCCTCATGGATACCCGGCCCGCCTTCGCCGTCGTCTTCTTCGCCGCGGTGCGGACGGGGACGACCGTCGTCCCGCTGAACGTCCGCGAGACGGTGCCGGAACTCGCCGACAAGGTCGAGCGGACGTCCCTCGAGGCGATCGTCTGCGAGCGCGGGACCGAGTCGACGGCGGTCGAACTCGCCGACCGCGCTGGAGGGTGTTCGGTCGCGTCAGCCGACGACCCCGAGCGGGTGGACGACGGCGTTCGATCCCTCGATGTACTCGAGGACGGAGACGCGACCGATGCTGCCCCCGAACCAGACACGCGCGGCAGGATCGACCCCGAGACCACCCAGTTGATCATGTTCACGTCGGGGACCTCCGGCGACCCGAAGGGCGTCGAACTGACCCTCGCGAACCTCGTCGCCAGCGCGACGGCCTCGGCCTTCCGACTGGGCGTCGACCCCGCGGACCGCTGGCTCTGCTGTCTCCCGATGTACCACATGGGCGGGCTCGCGCCCGTGATTCGCTCGACGCTGTACGGGACGACCGTCGTGATCCAGCGCGAGTTCACCGCCCGCGAGACCGCCCACGTGCTCGAGGAGTACGACGTGACCGGCGTCTCGCTCGTCCCGACGATGTGCAAGCGTCTGCTCGAGTGCGACAGGGGCAGCGACGGGGACGGCGAGGACGGGTGGCAGCCACCCGACACGCTGCGGTTCGTCCTCCTCGGCGGTGCGCCCGCCACCGACGACTTGCTCGAGCGCTGTCTCGATCGCGGGGTACCCGTCCATCCGACCTACGGGATGACCGAGACGGCCTCCCAGATCGCGACGGCGACCCCCGACGAGGTGCGCCGGTACGAGGGCACCGTCGGCCGGCCGCTGGTCGGCACCGAGGTGTCGGTCGTCGACGACGACGGGGACCCCGTGGAACCGGGCGAGCCGGGCGAACTCGTCGTCGCCGGCCCGACGGTGACGCCGGGCTACCTCGAGCCCGCGGTGACCGAGGCGGCGTTCGACGAGCGCGGACTGCACACGGGCGACGTGGGGTACCGCGACGAGGGCGGCCGCCTCCGGATCCTCAACCGGCGCAGCGACCGCATCGTCACGGGTGGCGAGAACGTCGACCCGGGCGAGGTCGTCGACGCGCTTCTCGAGCACCCGGCCGTCGACGAGGCGGCCGTCGTCGGTCTCCCGGACGAGGAGTGGGGCGAACGGGTGAGCGCGCTGCTCGTTCCGACCGGCGACGACCTCGAGTACGCCTCGGTCCTCACACACTGCGACGACCGCCTCGCGGGGTTCAAGCGACCGAAGACCCTCGCCGTCGCCGACGAGTTGCCGCGAACGGCTTCGGGGACGGTCGACCGCGACGCGGTTCGCAAACGCCTGCTCGAGGACGGCCTCGACGCGGCTCACCTCGAGGATCGGGCCGGTTCCGGGCGCTGA
- a CDS encoding plastocyanin/azurin family copper-binding protein yields MTLTSRRHVLRSSALAIAAFGGCLETAADRFDDDEQAPEDAGELGAPAERVTVTINSQPHPEFDPQIVHVVPGGTVEWLVETGRHDVTAYHEDGHGPHRTPNGVETWGSRRLTGVGSSYERTFDQEGVYDYVDTQQVCTSHEIAGNIGRVVVGWPDPDPDAEPAMADPQPGLPSQAARAIELFNEKTRPVLEAGP; encoded by the coding sequence ATGACGCTCACGTCCCGCCGCCACGTGCTTCGATCGTCTGCGCTCGCAATAGCCGCCTTCGGGGGGTGTCTCGAGACTGCAGCGGATCGCTTCGACGACGACGAGCAGGCCCCGGAAGACGCCGGGGAGTTGGGAGCGCCCGCCGAACGGGTCACGGTTACGATCAACTCCCAGCCTCACCCCGAGTTCGACCCACAGATCGTCCACGTCGTTCCCGGCGGGACCGTCGAGTGGCTCGTCGAAACGGGCCGCCACGACGTCACCGCCTACCACGAGGACGGGCACGGCCCTCACCGAACGCCCAACGGCGTCGAGACCTGGGGAAGCCGCCGACTGACCGGCGTGGGATCGTCCTACGAACGGACGTTCGACCAGGAAGGTGTCTACGACTACGTCGACACCCAGCAGGTCTGTACCTCCCACGAGATCGCGGGTAACATCGGCCGCGTCGTCGTCGGGTGGCCCGACCCCGACCCCGACGCCGAACCCGCGATGGCCGACCCACAGCCGGGGCTTCCATCGCAGGCCGCCCGGGCGATCGAGCTGTTCAACGAAAAGACCCGCCCCGTCCTCGAGGCCGGACCGTAG
- a CDS encoding iron transporter produces MRDRTTFDRIDRRTFVTGVAAGTLTVGGCTNEGSDDDDDASEGGDGDEVEDADLEVGPAFREVEEPPDAVYLPTHREAMRTVDPLEAGDYTIVPMLSYPHPFWLVTGGTGEDDVSREVPDDGRGVHLMFVLRDAKTDIVLPVGDGARIEISADGEPVGGPRSPWPMISQEMGFHFGDNVSLPGDGTYRVEITLPPLSTRTTGDLEGRFEERATAEFEFTYDDAFREGVVGGVDYLDEEEWGRRDALELMDAATGGTGDGPSADEYPGTALVAAEDDDGVELPRSGDTAVLATLVESGNRFAADPYLLVSLRTPYNGVPLPHAFLSATVERDGEPIASEVPLEGAVDGEVGHHYGASLADVRPGDAVTITFESPPQVARHQGYETAFLEMPPVELEVSDR; encoded by the coding sequence ATGCGAGATCGGACCACCTTCGACAGGATCGACCGACGAACGTTCGTGACCGGCGTCGCAGCCGGGACCCTCACCGTTGGGGGGTGTACGAACGAGGGATCGGACGACGACGACGACGCGAGCGAGGGCGGCGATGGAGACGAGGTCGAAGACGCGGACCTCGAGGTCGGCCCCGCCTTCCGGGAGGTCGAGGAGCCGCCGGACGCGGTCTACCTGCCGACCCACCGGGAGGCGATGCGGACCGTCGACCCCCTCGAGGCCGGTGACTACACCATCGTCCCGATGCTCTCCTATCCGCACCCGTTCTGGCTGGTGACGGGCGGGACCGGCGAGGACGACGTGTCCCGCGAGGTGCCCGACGACGGCCGCGGCGTCCACCTGATGTTCGTCCTTCGGGACGCGAAGACCGACATCGTGCTCCCAGTCGGAGACGGGGCCAGGATCGAAATCTCCGCGGACGGCGAACCGGTCGGCGGCCCGCGTTCCCCGTGGCCGATGATCTCCCAGGAGATGGGGTTTCACTTCGGCGACAACGTCTCGCTGCCGGGGGATGGGACCTACCGCGTCGAGATCACGCTGCCGCCGCTCTCGACCCGGACGACCGGCGACCTCGAGGGGCGATTCGAGGAGCGTGCGACCGCGGAGTTCGAGTTTACCTACGACGACGCGTTTCGCGAGGGGGTTGTCGGCGGCGTCGACTATCTCGACGAGGAGGAGTGGGGGCGGCGGGACGCGCTCGAGTTGATGGACGCTGCGACGGGAGGAACCGGGGACGGACCATCGGCCGACGAGTACCCGGGGACGGCACTCGTCGCAGCCGAGGACGACGACGGCGTGGAACTCCCTCGGAGCGGCGACACAGCCGTTCTCGCGACCCTCGTCGAGTCCGGCAACCGGTTCGCCGCCGACCCCTATCTGCTCGTCTCGCTGCGGACGCCGTACAACGGCGTTCCGTTGCCCCACGCGTTTCTCTCCGCGACCGTCGAACGCGACGGCGAGCCCATCGCGTCGGAAGTTCCCCTCGAGGGGGCCGTCGACGGCGAGGTCGGCCACCACTACGGCGCGTCGCTCGCCGACGTCCGACCGGGTGACGCCGTGACGATCACGTTCGAGTCGCCGCCGCAGGTCGCCCGCCACCAGGGGTACGAGACCGCGTTCCTCGAGATGCCGCCGGTCGAACTCGAGGTGTCCGACCGGTGA
- a CDS encoding helix-turn-helix transcriptional regulator, producing MSVSAAEEELTEDERAGLELVRETGGIHQSDFWKELDVSSRKGSRIVESLVEKDLVDREETVYDGHNTYYISPTARDLDFRLLMAGDMLSPFIGEEEIDPQSDAFSQWIMNLAYEE from the coding sequence GTGAGCGTCTCAGCGGCGGAAGAAGAGCTGACCGAGGACGAGCGCGCCGGGCTCGAGCTCGTTCGCGAGACCGGCGGGATCCACCAGAGCGACTTCTGGAAGGAACTGGACGTCTCCTCGCGCAAGGGGAGCCGCATCGTCGAATCGCTCGTCGAGAAGGACTTGGTCGACCGCGAGGAGACGGTTTACGATGGACACAACACCTACTACATCAGCCCGACGGCTCGCGACCTGGACTTCCGGCTGCTGATGGCCGGGGACATGCTCTCGCCGTTTATCGGCGAGGAGGAGATCGATCCACAGAGCGACGCCTTCTCGCAGTGGATCATGAACCTCGCCTACGAGGAGTAG
- a CDS encoding formate/nitrite transporter family protein: MPIAPDPDEIFDRAVEEGERRLDQSFLELTATSFIAGFTIVFGIATLGVVDALVEPQFGEVAHIAGALTFATGVVFLVVGRTELFNENFFDPAAKAVAQDGSWLLGPLLRLWALTLVVNLVGGFLFALVFAVEGVLPSGSAHALARTAEEIVHRPTRGMFASAIVGGALVSLLSYLLEAVNSVRSRITMAYIVGFLLALGPFDHVVVTAIHVFFGFLFDAAIGYGALGETVVVSTAGNLVGGIGLVTFTHVAQVRGAEDDD; this comes from the coding sequence GTGCCCATCGCCCCAGACCCCGACGAAATATTCGACCGGGCAGTCGAGGAAGGTGAACGGCGGCTCGACCAGTCGTTTCTCGAGCTGACGGCGACCAGCTTCATCGCCGGGTTCACGATCGTCTTCGGCATCGCCACGCTCGGCGTCGTCGACGCACTGGTCGAACCCCAGTTCGGCGAGGTAGCGCATATCGCGGGCGCACTCACGTTCGCGACCGGCGTCGTCTTCCTGGTCGTCGGCCGAACGGAGCTGTTCAACGAGAACTTCTTCGATCCAGCCGCGAAGGCGGTCGCTCAGGACGGCTCGTGGCTGCTCGGGCCGCTCCTCCGGCTGTGGGCCCTCACCCTCGTCGTCAATCTCGTCGGGGGGTTCCTCTTCGCGCTCGTCTTCGCCGTCGAGGGCGTCCTCCCGTCGGGGTCGGCACACGCGCTGGCGCGGACCGCCGAGGAGATCGTTCACCGGCCGACACGGGGGATGTTCGCGAGCGCCATCGTCGGCGGTGCGCTGGTGAGTCTCCTGTCGTACCTCCTCGAGGCCGTCAACAGCGTCCGGAGCCGCATCACGATGGCGTACATCGTCGGGTTCCTGCTAGCGCTTGGCCCCTTCGACCACGTGGTCGTCACCGCGATTCACGTCTTCTTCGGGTTCCTCTTCGACGCGGCGATCGGCTACGGCGCGCTCGGGGAGACGGTCGTCGTCTCGACCGCGGGCAACCTCGTCGGCGGCATCGGTCTTGTCACGTTCACACACGTCGCTCAAGTGCGGGGCGCGGAGGACGACGACTGA
- a CDS encoding transcription initiation factor IIB yields MTDSTIRTRSDQRRQADRAESQETSEEDEREREQCPECGGRLVSDAEHAETVCEDCGLVVDEGEIDRGPEWRAFDAAEKDEKSRVGAPTTNMMHDQGLSTNIGWQDKDAYGRSLSSRQRQKMQRLRTWNERFRTRDSKERNLKQALGEIDRMASALGLPENVRETASVIYRRALEEDLLPGRSIEGVATASLYAAARQAGTPRSLDEISAVSRVEKDEIARTYRYVVRELGLEVQPADPESYVPRFASDLELPDETERRARRLLKTAKDEGIHSGKSPVGLAAAAVYAAALLTNEKVTQNDVSEVASISEVTIRNRYHELLEAEEGAPA; encoded by the coding sequence ATGACCGACTCCACCATCCGAACCCGCAGCGACCAGCGACGCCAGGCGGACCGTGCCGAGTCGCAGGAGACGTCCGAGGAGGACGAGCGTGAGCGCGAACAGTGTCCCGAATGTGGCGGTCGCCTCGTCTCGGACGCCGAGCACGCCGAAACTGTCTGTGAGGACTGCGGGCTCGTCGTCGACGAAGGCGAAATCGACCGCGGCCCCGAATGGCGGGCGTTCGACGCCGCCGAGAAGGACGAGAAGAGCCGTGTCGGTGCCCCGACGACGAACATGATGCACGACCAGGGCCTGTCGACGAACATCGGCTGGCAGGACAAAGACGCCTACGGCCGCTCGCTGTCCAGTCGCCAGCGCCAGAAGATGCAGCGGCTGCGCACCTGGAACGAGCGGTTCCGTACCCGCGACTCGAAGGAGCGCAACCTCAAGCAGGCGCTCGGCGAGATCGACCGCATGGCCTCGGCGCTCGGCCTGCCGGAGAACGTCCGCGAGACCGCATCGGTGATCTATCGCCGTGCACTCGAGGAGGATCTCCTCCCGGGTCGCTCGATCGAAGGCGTCGCGACTGCGTCGCTGTACGCCGCCGCCCGCCAGGCCGGCACCCCCCGTTCACTCGACGAGATCTCGGCGGTCAGCCGCGTCGAAAAGGACGAGATCGCTCGCACGTACCGCTACGTCGTCCGCGAACTCGGCCTCGAGGTCCAGCCGGCCGACCCCGAGAGCTACGTCCCGCGGTTCGCCAGCGACCTCGAACTGCCAGACGAGACCGAACGCCGCGCCCGGCGACTGCTCAAGACCGCCAAGGACGAGGGGATCCACAGCGGCAAGTCTCCCGTCGGTCTCGCCGCCGCCGCGGTCTACGCCGCCGCTCTACTGACCAACGAGAAGGTCACCCAGAACGACGTCAGCGAGGTCGCCAGCATCTCCGAGGTCACGATCCGCAACCGCTACCACGAACTCCTCGAGGCCGAGGAGGGTGCGCCGGCCTGA
- a CDS encoding 1,4-dihydroxy-2-naphthoate polyprenyltransferase — translation MTEVETSRTKAWLMAARPQTLPAAAGPVIVGTGLAVHEGVFAPLPALMAFVGAALIQIGTNFANDYYDAIKGADTEDRDGFTRVTQSGLIPPERVKLATIVTFGLAILSGTYLVYVGGLPILVIGLVSVLCGWAYTGGPYPLGYHGLGDLFVFVFFGIVAVMGTFYVQAAAVAPVGPLMTSVPDGTVTLEAFVASLPVAGISTAILVVNNIRDRETDAETGKRTLAVRFGYRVSRVEYVALIALAYLAPLWFWPISRASGFGPVVLLPLLTLPYAAAVARTVCTRTDGDALNPALEGTGKLLAIHSLLFAAGLVI, via the coding sequence ATGACCGAGGTCGAGACGTCACGAACGAAGGCGTGGCTGATGGCGGCACGCCCTCAGACCTTGCCCGCTGCCGCGGGTCCCGTCATCGTCGGGACAGGACTTGCGGTCCACGAGGGCGTTTTCGCGCCGCTGCCGGCCCTGATGGCCTTCGTCGGTGCGGCGCTGATCCAGATCGGGACCAACTTCGCGAACGACTACTACGACGCGATCAAGGGGGCGGACACGGAGGACCGGGACGGGTTCACTCGAGTCACGCAATCGGGACTCATCCCGCCCGAACGGGTCAAACTCGCCACGATCGTCACTTTCGGCCTGGCGATCCTCTCGGGCACGTATCTCGTCTACGTCGGCGGCCTCCCGATCCTCGTCATCGGACTCGTCAGCGTCCTGTGTGGCTGGGCGTACACCGGCGGCCCGTACCCGCTCGGCTACCACGGCCTGGGCGATCTCTTCGTTTTCGTCTTCTTCGGGATCGTTGCCGTGATGGGGACCTTCTACGTGCAGGCGGCCGCAGTCGCCCCGGTCGGGCCGCTGATGACGTCGGTGCCGGACGGAACCGTCACGCTCGAGGCGTTCGTCGCCAGCCTCCCCGTGGCGGGGATCTCGACGGCGATCCTGGTCGTGAACAACATCCGCGACAGGGAGACCGACGCCGAAACCGGGAAACGAACGCTCGCGGTGCGGTTCGGCTACCGGGTGAGCCGCGTCGAGTACGTCGCGCTGATCGCGCTCGCGTACCTCGCACCGCTGTGGTTCTGGCCCATCTCGAGGGCGAGCGGGTTCGGGCCGGTCGTCCTGTTGCCCCTCCTGACCCTGCCCTACGCCGCAGCCGTCGCCCGGACGGTCTGTACGCGAACCGACGGCGATGCGCTGAACCCCGCACTGGAGGGGACCGGCAAACTGCTCGCGATTCACTCGCTTCTGTTCGCGGCGGGACTGGTGATCTGA
- the gatC gene encoding Asp-tRNA(Asn)/Glu-tRNA(Gln) amidotransferase subunit GatC — MSDDAVSPEEVRHVAELARVGLENDEVDQFTRQFADILEYFETLDEVPEVDREADLVNVMRPDEERDSLDSEEALRNAPETEDGYFKGPNVS; from the coding sequence ATGAGCGACGACGCCGTCAGCCCCGAGGAGGTCCGCCACGTCGCGGAACTCGCTCGTGTCGGCCTCGAGAACGACGAGGTCGACCAGTTCACCCGGCAGTTCGCGGACATCCTCGAGTACTTCGAGACGCTGGACGAGGTTCCGGAGGTCGATCGGGAGGCCGACCTCGTCAACGTGATGCGACCGGACGAAGAGCGCGACTCCCTGGACAGCGAGGAGGCGCTCCGAAACGCCCCGGAAACCGAGGACGGCTACTTCAAGGGCCCGAACGTCTCCTGA